TGGTGTAATTTTAACATATACATTATACCAACAGTTACTGGACTATCGAATTTGTCTCCAGTTCTTCCGTCATATAGTGATACTTTACCACTTCTAGGGAATCCCATTTTTTCAAGGTAATCTTTAACCTCTTCTTCAGAAGCCCCGTCAAATACTGGAGTTGCAATATGAGTTCCACCGTTGTAAACTCCCATAGCCATTCCTAAGTGTACCTCAAGTACTTGTCCAATGTTCATACGTGATGGCACTCCTAGAGGGTTAAGTACAACGTCAAGATGTGTTCCGTCAGCTAAGAAAGGCATATCTTCAGCAGGTAATACTCTTGATACAACCCCTTTGTTTCCGTGACGTCCTGACATTTTGTCTCCAACAGTTATCTTTCTCTTTTCAGCTACAAGTATTTTGATTGCTCTGTTTACTCCAGCTTTTAAGTCGTCTCCGTTTTCTCTAGAAAGTTCTAGAATTTCTACAACTGTACCTTTAGAACCATGTGGCATTCTAAGAGATACGTCTCTTACATCTCTTGCTTTTTCTCCAAATATAGCTCTTAACAGTTTTTCTTCAGCAGGTGGTTCAGTTTCTCCTTTAGGAGCTGTTTTACCTACTAAGATATCTCCAGGTCCAACTTCAGATCCTATAGTAACTACTCCGTTAGCATCAAGATTTCTTAATGCTTCTTCAGAAATATTAGGAATCTCTCTTGTGATCTCTTCATCTCCAAGTTTTGTATTTCTAGCTTCTATTTCATATTCTTCAATGTGAATAGATGTAAATACGTCATCTTTTCTCAATCTATCTGATATCAAAATAGCGTCTTCGTAGTTATATCCTTCCCAAGGCATGAATGCCATAAGAATATTTCTTCCAAGTGCTAAGTCTCCACCTTTAGTAGCTGGTCCGTCAGCAATAATGCTTCCTACTTTTACTTCTTCTCCAACTGATACTAGTGGTGTTTGATGTAAGCACATTGATGAGTTTGATCTCTCATAGTTTAACATTCTATATTTATGTTCTTTACCGTCATTATCTTCAATAATTATTTTACTTGCATCTACATAAGTAACTTTTCCATCTACTTTAGAGATTACAAGTGCTCCTGAGTCTACAGCAACTTTTCTTTCAAGTCCTGTTCCAATGTATGGAGCTTCTGGTCTTAATAATGGTACTGCTTGTCTTTGCATGTTTGATCCCATAAGTGCTCTGTTGGCGTCGTCGTGCTCTAGGAATGGGATAAGTCCTGCTGATACAGATACCACTTGTTTAGGAGAAATGTCTAGATAGTCAACTTTTTCTCCTGGTATACTTACGATTTCATGTCCAAATCTACATACAACTTCTCCAAGAAGTTTGTGATTATCATCTATCTTAGTATCCGCTTGTGCTATAAATAATCCTTCTTCTTCGTCAGCTGCTAAATAATCTATTTTATCAAAGTTTGCTACACCATTTTCAACTTTAATATATGGAGTTTCGATAAATCCATATTTGTTGATTTTTGCATATATAGCAAGTGATCCGATAAGTCCAATGTTTGGTCCTTCTGGAGTTTCTATAGGACAGATTCTTCCATAGTGAGAGTCATGTACGTCTCTAACCTCGAATCCTGCTCTTTCTCTTGAAAGTCCTCCAGGTCCTAATGCTGATATTCTTCTCTTGTGAGTTAATTCAGCAAGTGGGTTTGATTGGTCCATAAATTGAGACAATTGTCCAGATCCAAAGAAATCAAGAACTAATGCATTTAAAGGTCTTGTATTAAGTAGAGATTGTGGTGTAAGAGTTTCTGCATCTTGAATTGTCATCTTCTCTTTTACCATTTTTCCCATCTTAGAAAGTCCAGCTTTTATTTGCATTAATAAAAGTTCTCCAACTCCTCTTACACGTCTGTTGCATAGGTTATCTATATCGTCAATATGTCCATTACCATTGTTTAGGCCAATAACATATTTCATAGTAGCTATGATGTCTTCTTTTGTAAGTAGGATGTTGTCTTCAGGAACATCTATCTTAAGTCTCTTATTCATTTTGTATCTTCCAACTGGCTCAAGGTCATATCTTTGAGGGTTGAAGAACATTTGTCTTATAAGAGATCTAGCAGAATCTATTGTAACGATGTCTCCTGGTCTCAATTTCTTGAATACTTCAGTTACTGCATCTTCTTTAGTTAGGGTAGTGTCATTTAAAACTGTGTTTGCTAGTAACTTGTCTTCAGGTCTTACTTCCCAGTAAGTAATCTTTTCGATTTTGTTATCTATAAAGCTTACTATTGCAGCTTCATCAATAACAGCACCTTGTTCTAATATTATTTCTCCTGTCTCTTCTGAGTAGATATCTTCTTTTATAAAGCTTCCTTCTATTTTTGTTCTAAGAACACTTATTAACTCTTCCTTATCTTTACTATATTTTTGGAATATAGGAGTCAATTCTAATTCCTTAGTTTTCAAAAAGTAATCTTTTATCTCTGTATTATCATTAAAAAAATCAATAGCCTTCAAGAATACAGTAGCAAGAACTTTTTTCTTTCTGTCAATCTTTATACTTAAAAAGTCATTCTTGTCAGTTTCAAA
The genomic region above belongs to Fusobacterium sp. DD2 and contains:
- the rpoB gene encoding DNA-directed RNA polymerase subunit beta, producing MGKLVERLNFGRIKERGQMPHFLEFQLDSYEDFLQAKEAPNNRKDKGLESAFREIFPVESSNGDIKLEYVSYELHEAEPPLNDELECKKRGKTYSASLKVRLRLTNKKSGNEIQESLVYFGEIPMMTERGTFVINGAERVVVSQLHRSPGVSFNKEMNIQTGKDLFSGKIIPYKGTWLEFETDKNDFLSIKIDRKKKVLATVFLKAIDFFNDNTEIKDYFLKTKELELTPIFQKYSKDKEELISVLRTKIEGSFIKEDIYSEETGEIILEQGAVIDEAAIVSFIDNKIEKITYWEVRPEDKLLANTVLNDTTLTKEDAVTEVFKKLRPGDIVTIDSARSLIRQMFFNPQRYDLEPVGRYKMNKRLKIDVPEDNILLTKEDIIATMKYVIGLNNGNGHIDDIDNLCNRRVRGVGELLLMQIKAGLSKMGKMVKEKMTIQDAETLTPQSLLNTRPLNALVLDFFGSGQLSQFMDQSNPLAELTHKRRISALGPGGLSRERAGFEVRDVHDSHYGRICPIETPEGPNIGLIGSLAIYAKINKYGFIETPYIKVENGVANFDKIDYLAADEEEGLFIAQADTKIDDNHKLLGEVVCRFGHEIVSIPGEKVDYLDISPKQVVSVSAGLIPFLEHDDANRALMGSNMQRQAVPLLRPEAPYIGTGLERKVAVDSGALVISKVDGKVTYVDASKIIIEDNDGKEHKYRMLNYERSNSSMCLHQTPLVSVGEEVKVGSIIADGPATKGGDLALGRNILMAFMPWEGYNYEDAILISDRLRKDDVFTSIHIEEYEIEARNTKLGDEEITREIPNISEEALRNLDANGVVTIGSEVGPGDILVGKTAPKGETEPPAEEKLLRAIFGEKARDVRDVSLRMPHGSKGTVVEILELSRENGDDLKAGVNRAIKILVAEKRKITVGDKMSGRHGNKGVVSRVLPAEDMPFLADGTHLDVVLNPLGVPSRMNIGQVLEVHLGMAMGVYNGGTHIATPVFDGASEEEVKDYLEKMGFPRSGKVSLYDGRTGDKFDSPVTVGIMYMLKLHHLVEDKMHARAIGPYSLVTQQPLGGKAQFGGQRLGEMEVWALEAYGASNILQEMLTVKSDDVMGRTKTYEAIIKGEEMPEADLPESFKVLLKEFQALALDVELFDGDNNVINVDDELSNEEITTEYSPLDDFKEQ